The proteins below come from a single Saccharopolyspora sp. SCSIO 74807 genomic window:
- a CDS encoding polyprenyl synthetase family protein, producing MSSPSGDPIRDVSRAAQAAASGFDIADPALAESVSAGMDRVEALLHDSVRSDFDFATRTSLHLVDAGGKRFRPLFTLLAAHFADPAPDAVITSATVIEMVHLSTLYHDDVMDEATMRRGATSANVRWDNSVAILTGDFLMAHASRLVADLGPDAVRQIAITFEALVTGQMRETVGAREDDDPVQHYLQVIYEKTGSLIATAGRFGGNASGAPPAHVAALEEFGKLIGIAFQISDDVIDIASPATDSGKTPGTDLREGVRTLPMLYALSAADTDPRLRELLAEPLTADADVAEALKLLRESSGLESARETLDDYAEQAQRVLSALPDCPAREALTALVHYVVARTR from the coding sequence GTGAGCAGCCCATCTGGTGATCCGATCAGGGACGTGTCGCGGGCGGCCCAGGCGGCGGCGAGCGGCTTCGACATCGCCGATCCGGCGCTGGCGGAGTCCGTCTCGGCGGGCATGGACCGCGTCGAAGCCTTGCTGCACGACTCGGTGCGCAGCGATTTCGACTTCGCCACCCGCACTTCGCTGCACCTGGTGGACGCGGGCGGCAAGCGGTTCCGCCCGCTGTTCACGCTGCTGGCCGCGCACTTCGCCGACCCGGCGCCGGACGCGGTGATCACCTCGGCGACGGTGATCGAGATGGTGCACCTGTCCACGCTCTACCACGACGACGTGATGGACGAGGCCACCATGCGCCGCGGCGCCACCAGCGCGAACGTTCGCTGGGACAACTCGGTGGCGATCCTGACCGGCGACTTCCTGATGGCGCACGCTTCGCGGCTGGTGGCCGACCTCGGCCCTGACGCGGTGCGCCAGATCGCGATCACGTTCGAGGCGCTGGTCACCGGCCAGATGCGGGAGACCGTGGGTGCCCGCGAAGACGACGATCCGGTGCAGCACTACCTGCAGGTGATCTACGAGAAGACCGGTTCGCTGATCGCCACGGCGGGCCGGTTCGGCGGCAACGCCTCGGGGGCGCCGCCCGCGCACGTCGCGGCGCTGGAGGAGTTCGGCAAGCTCATCGGGATCGCGTTCCAGATCTCCGACGACGTGATCGACATCGCCTCGCCCGCGACGGACTCCGGCAAGACCCCGGGCACCGACCTGCGGGAAGGCGTGCGGACGCTGCCGATGCTGTACGCGCTCAGCGCCGCGGACACCGATCCGCGGCTGCGGGAACTGCTGGCCGAGCCGTTGACCGCGGACGCCGACGTAGCCGAGGCGTTGAAGCTGCTGCGCGAATCCAGTGGCCTGGAGAGCGCGCGGGAGACGCTGGACGATTACGCCGAGCAGGCGCAGCGGGTGCTCAGCGCCCTGCCGGACTGCCCGGCCAGGGAGGCGTTGACGGCGCTCGTGCACTACGTCGTGGCCCGCACCCGATGA